The Papio anubis isolate 15944 unplaced genomic scaffold, Panubis1.0 scaffold250, whole genome shotgun sequence genome window below encodes:
- the LOC116272900 gene encoding mucin-6-like, with protein MSTSSIHSVPIGTIPPPTTVKATGSTHTAPPMTATTSGTSQAPSSFSTAKTSTSLHSHTSSTHHPQVTPTSTTITPNPTSTGTGTPVAHTTSATSSRLPTPFTTHSPPTGSSPVSSTGPMTATSFKITTTYPTPSHPQTTLPTHVPPFSTSLVTPTTHTVITPILPEMSTFSSIPTMPTGTISPPTTVKATGSTHTAPSMTVTTSGTSQAHSSFSTTTASSSFISSSSWWPPNSSSRPPSPPSATTQLPHFSSATTPVSTTNELSSSFSPTPSAQSSVSSHVPSSHSSPQTSSSAGTSSSVVSTPVHSTTLSSSSHSLFFTHPTTASGSASPLFPSSPAASTTIRASLPHTISSPFTPSALLPISTLTVSPTPSSHQASSSAAFPSTPRTTASTHTAPAFSSQSTTSRSTSLTTRVPTSGFVSLTSGVTGIPSSPLTNLTTRHPGPTSLPTTQFLTSSLTAHGSAPASAPVSSLRTPTPTSPGVCSVQEQQEEITFKGCTANVTVTRCEGTCISAASYNTITQQVDAHCGCCRPLHSYEQQVELPCPDPSAPGQQLVLTLQVFSRCECSSVACGA; from the exons ATGTCCACTTCCTCCATCCACTCAGTGCCAATAGGCACCATTCCtccaccaacaacagtcaaggcCACAGGGTCCACCCACACAGCCCCACCAATGACGGCAACCACCAGTGGGACCAGCCAAGCCCCGAGCTCATTCAGCACAGCCAAAACCTCTACATCCCTACATTCACACACTTCCTCCACACACCATCCTCAAGTCACCCCAACTTCTACCACCatcacccccaaccccaccagtACAGGAACCGGCACCCCTGTGGCCCACACCACCTCGGCCACCAGCAGCAGGCTACCCACACCCTTCACCACACACTCCCCACCTACAGGGAGCAGTCCCGTCTCTTCCACAGGTCCTATGACTGCAACATCCTTCAAGATCACCACTACCTATCCAACCCCATCACACCCTCAGACCACACTTCCCACTCACGTTCCACctttctccacctccttggtGACTCCAACTACTCACACAGTCATCACCCCTATCCTCCCAGAGATGTCCACTTTCTCCTCCATCCCTACAATGCCAACAGGCACCATTTCTCCACCGACAACGGTCAAGGCCACAGGGTCCACCCACACAGCCCCATCAATGACAGTGACTACCAGTGGGACCAGCCAAGCCCACAGCTCATTCAGCACAACCACAGCCTCTTCTTCCTTCATATCCTCCTCCTCTTGGTGGCCTCCGAACTCTAGCTCAAGGCCACCGTCACCACCTTCTGCCACCACACAACTCCCCCACTTCAGTTCTGCAACCACTCCTGTTTCTACAACTAATGAGCTgtcctcctcattttctcccaCTCCTTCTGCCCagtcttctgtttcttctcatgTACCTTCCTCCCACTCCTCTCCCCAGACTTCATCTTCAGCTGGTACATCTTCCTCTGTCGTGTCCACCCCCGTGCACTCCACAACCCTGAGCTCGAGCTCACACTCCTTGTTCTTCACTCATCCCACAACTGCATCAGGGTCTGcatctcctctttttccttcttctccagcTGCCTCTACCACCATTAGGGCCTCTCTCCCCCACACTATCTCCTCTCCTTTCACCCCCTCTGCTCTACTCCCCATATCCACTCTTACTGTGTCTCCCACCCCATCCAGTCACCAAGCCTCTAGCTCCGCTGCATTTCCGTCCACGCCCAGGACCACGGCCAGCACCCACACCGCCCCTGCCTTCTCCTCTCAGTCCACTACCTCGCGGTCCACTTCTCTCACCACCCGAGTTCCCACGTCAGGCTTTGTGTCACTCACCTCGGGGGTGACGGGTATCCCTAGCTCTCCACTCACCAACCTTACCACCAGGCACCCTGGTCCCACCTCACTGCCTACCACGCAGTTCCTGACCAGCTCCCTCACTGCGCATGGAAGCGCCCCTGCTTCTGCCCCGGTATCTTCTCTCAGGACACCTACGCCCACCTCACCTG GGGTCTGCAGCGTGCAGGAGCAGCAGGAGGAGATCACGTTCAAGGGATGCACGGCGAACGTGACGGTAACCCGCTGTGAGGGCACCTGCATTTCTGCCGCCAG TTACAACACCATCACCCAGCAGGTGGACGCCCACTGCGGCTGCTGCCGCCCCCTCCACTCCTATGAGCAGCAGGTGGAGCTGCCCTGCCCAGACCCCAGCGCGCCTGGCCAGCAGCTCGTACTCACCCTGCAGGTGTTCAGCCGCTGCGAGTGCAGCTCTGTGGCCTGTGGAGCCTAG
- the LOC101016863 gene encoding AP-2 complex subunit alpha-2-like: protein MLSFLLFQSTPSPSADLLGLGAAPAAPAGPPPSSGGGGLLVDVFSDSASVVAPLAPGSEDNFARFVCKNNGVLFENQLLQIGLKSEFRQNLGRMFIFYGNKTSTQFLNFTPTLICSDDLQPNLNLQTKPVDPTVEGGAQVQQVVNIECVSDFTEAPVLNIQFRYGGTFQNVSVQLPITLNKFFQPTEMASQDFFQRWKQLSNPQQEVQNIFKAKHPMDTEVTKAKIIGFGSALLEEVDPNPANFVGAGIIHTKTTQIGCLLRLEPNLQAQMYRLTLRTSKEAVSQRLCELLSAQF, encoded by the exons atgctctccttccttctcttccagtCTACGCCTTCTCCGTCGGCAGACCTGCTGGGTCTGGGGGCCGCCCCCGCCGCCCCTGCGGGCCCCCCACCCTCCTCCGGCGGCGGCGGGCTGCTCGTGGACGTGTTCTCAGACTCGGCCTCTGTGGTCGCGCCTCTCGCTCCTGGCTCCGAAGACAACTTTGCCAG GTTTGTTTGTAAAAACAATGGTGTGTTGTTTGAAAATCAGCTGCTTCAAATTGGACTTAAGTCTGAATTTCGGCAGAATTTAG GCCGGATGTTTATCTTTTATGGTAATAAGACCTCCACGCAGTTCCTAAATTTTACTCCAACACTCATCTGTTCAGATGACCTTCAGCCTA ACCTGAACCTGCAGACCAAGCCCGTGGACCCGACCGTGGAGGGGGGTGCGCAGGTGCAGCAGGTGGTCAACATAGAGTGCGTGTCTGACTTCACGGAGGCGCCAGTCCTCAACATTCAGTTCAG gTATGGGGGCACCTTCCAGAACGTGTCTGTGCAGCTGCCCATCACTCTCAACAAATTCTTCCAGCCGACAGAAATGGCTTCTCAGGATTTCTTTCAACGTTGGAAGCAGTTGAGCAA TCCACAGCAGGAGGTGCAGAACATCTTCAAAGCAAAGCACCCAATGGACACAGAAGTCACCAAAGCCAAG ATCATTGGATTTGGTTCCGCACTTCTTGAAGAAGTTGATCCTAATCCTGCGAATTTCGTGGGAGCTGGAATCATCCACACGAAAACCACCCAGATCGGATGCCTGCTACGCCTGGAGCCGAACCTGCAAGCCCAG ATGTACCGGCTCACGCTGCGGACGAGTAAGGAAGCCGTTTCTCAGAGATTATGTGAATTGCTGTCCGCGCAGTTTTAG